The following coding sequences are from one Tissierella sp. window:
- a CDS encoding double-cubane-cluster-containing anaerobic reductase yields MLKLPENFESYEEARREGFLKVKALKEKGTPVVGVFCTYTPIELIHAAGAVAVSLCGTSDVPIHHAEQHLPKNLCPLIKSSYGFAVSETCPYFYFADLIVGETTCDGKKKMYELLGELRPTHVMHLPQGQDKDHGFRYWREELVRLKEVLEEKLNVKITEEMLREEIKERNGERKVLLDFYELGKLNPSPISGREVNETMEALGFQFDRKAQCDFIVERTKELREKFEKELKGTKSNRPRILVTGCPLGGVRDKVLKTIEDSGADIVAFENCSGVREKATQVDETKDPIDALTEKYLNVSCSVMTPNPRRFEALDEMIDEYEIDGVIEVVLQACHTFSVESYNVKRFVTEKKEKPYLYIETDYSKLDVGQINTRINAFLEMM; encoded by the coding sequence ATGTTGAAGTTACCAGAGAATTTTGAAAGCTACGAAGAGGCAAGGAGAGAAGGGTTTTTAAAAGTAAAAGCATTGAAAGAAAAGGGAACTCCAGTTGTAGGAGTCTTTTGTACATATACACCTATTGAACTGATTCATGCTGCAGGGGCAGTAGCTGTTAGTCTATGTGGTACATCAGATGTACCAATACATCATGCTGAGCAACACTTACCTAAAAATCTTTGCCCCCTTATAAAATCCAGCTATGGCTTTGCAGTATCTGAAACATGTCCATATTTTTATTTTGCTGACCTGATAGTAGGGGAAACTACTTGTGATGGTAAGAAAAAAATGTATGAGCTACTAGGTGAACTTAGACCTACTCATGTCATGCATTTACCTCAAGGGCAGGATAAGGATCATGGATTTAGATATTGGAGAGAGGAATTAGTTAGATTAAAGGAAGTATTGGAAGAAAAGTTGAATGTAAAGATCACTGAAGAGATGTTAAGGGAAGAGATAAAGGAAAGGAATGGTGAAAGAAAAGTACTTCTAGATTTCTATGAATTAGGCAAATTGAATCCCTCACCTATATCAGGCCGTGAGGTAAATGAAACTATGGAGGCTTTAGGATTTCAATTTGATAGAAAAGCTCAATGTGATTTTATAGTTGAAAGAACAAAAGAACTGAGGGAGAAATTTGAGAAGGAACTAAAGGGTACTAAATCAAACAGGCCTAGAATACTTGTGACTGGTTGCCCATTAGGAGGAGTTAGAGATAAGGTTCTAAAAACCATAGAGGATTCTGGTGCAGATATAGTAGCTTTTGAAAATTGTAGTGGTGTTAGAGAAAAGGCTACTCAAGTAGATGAAACAAAAGATCCTATAGATGCTTTAACGGAAAAATACCTAAATGTCAGTTGCTCAGTAATGACACCAAATCCAAGACGATTTGAAGCATTAGATGAAATGATAGATGAATATGAAATAGATGGAGTAATAGAAGTGGTTTTACAAGCCTGTCATACATTCAGTGTAGAATCTTATAATGTAAAAAGATTTGTAACTGAGAAAAAGGAAAAACCTTATTTGTATATTGAAACAGATTATTCAAAATTAGATGTAGGACAGATAAATACAAGAATAAATGCATTTTTAGAGATGATGTAA
- a CDS encoding LCP family protein, whose product MKRKFILAIIFFALIFIILGKKTFQNDDPIFTVDNNSGEINLGEDNTVEQKIDDEILFLLMGVDANGTKTYKGTRTDTMMLFKVNFDTGETNLLSIPRDTRVLVKGKNDKITHAHSIGGPELTMMTVREFLNLDIDYYVKVDFNAVMEIVDAIGGVEIDVPRNMEYTADPTLNINIKKGLQVLDGKNAHDFLRWRHNNDMTLGYVDGDVGRIQAQQMFMKEFIKQTLKIKNITKLPKIIKSYYKNVETNIPMDVILQGAKLATKLDINNINTETIPGEGKYIGEASYYVYDEEKTELLIMEIFDDYLLNE is encoded by the coding sequence ATGAAACGAAAATTTATATTAGCCATAATATTTTTTGCTCTGATTTTCATAATATTAGGTAAGAAAACTTTTCAAAATGATGATCCAATTTTCACTGTAGATAATAATAGTGGAGAAATCAATTTGGGAGAGGATAACACAGTAGAGCAGAAAATAGATGATGAAATCTTATTTCTACTTATGGGTGTAGATGCTAATGGTACAAAGACATATAAGGGAACTCGTACGGACACTATGATGTTGTTTAAGGTTAATTTTGATACTGGAGAAACTAACTTGCTTTCCATACCTAGGGATACTAGGGTTTTGGTTAAGGGTAAGAATGATAAGATTACTCACGCTCATTCTATTGGAGGACCAGAACTTACTATGATGACTGTAAGAGAGTTCTTAAATCTAGATATTGATTATTATGTAAAAGTTGATTTTAATGCCGTAATGGAAATAGTAGATGCAATAGGTGGGGTAGAGATAGATGTACCTAGAAATATGGAATATACAGCTGATCCAACATTAAATATAAATATAAAAAAAGGTTTGCAAGTATTAGATGGAAAGAATGCCCATGATTTCTTGAGATGGAGACATAATAATGACATGACATTAGGATATGTTGATGGGGATGTGGGTAGAATTCAAGCACAGCAAATGTTTATGAAAGAGTTTATAAAACAGACACTAAAGATTAAAAACATTACTAAGCTTCCTAAGATTATTAAAAGCTATTATAAGAATGTGGAAACGAATATACCTATGGATGTAATTTTACAGGGAGCAAAACTTGCAACAAAATTAGATATAAACAATATTAATACGGAAACAATCCCTGGAGAAGGGAAGTATATTGGAGAAGCATCATATTATGTTTATGATGAAGAAAAAACTGAATTGTTAATCATGGAAATATTTGATGATTATCTACTTAATGAATAA
- a CDS encoding M3 family oligoendopeptidase translates to MRWSLNELYSSFDSKEYSADFEKLNKLIEDFIKWADENLLSKDNPVAKMENYIVLSREIRSLFSKLFSYASLTTSVEAKNEVALQYYDKLSVKYSDLTKPNVQFQSFMKDIDDLDVLIDSSELLKEHKFYLQQVKEHTKYMLSEKEEVLISKMSNTGSSAWTNLQNKISSTLLVDITIDGEKKSLPLPAVRNLAYDKDPAKRKAAYEAELEAYAKIEESSAAALNGIKGEVLTTSALRGFSSPLEETLVNSRMDKETLDAMFTAMKEFLPVFHKYYRKKAELLGHKNGLPFYEMFAPMGEVNMTFTYPEAMTYIVDNFRTFSDKLADFVQNAYDKNWLDVEPREGKRGGAFCSNLHPIKESRIMSNFDGSFSNMTTLAHELGHGYHGFNLKDESILNSGYPMPIAETASIFCETIVVNAALKEASDAERLSILESSISDAGQVIVDIYSRFLFETELFERRKTHGLSVNEFKEIMMDAQRQAYGDGLDHSALHPYMWVNKTHYYSAGRNFYNFPYAFGLLFSKGLYAEYLKRGDKFVQEYDELLNATGKNNIKDVALRMDIDVRNPEFFRNSLRLIEKDIEEFIKLSSK, encoded by the coding sequence ATGCGTTGGAGTTTAAATGAATTATATAGTTCCTTTGATTCTAAGGAGTATAGTGCAGATTTCGAAAAGCTTAATAAATTAATTGAAGATTTTATTAAGTGGGCAGATGAAAATTTATTATCTAAGGATAATCCTGTAGCAAAAATGGAGAACTATATTGTATTGTCTAGGGAAATAAGATCACTATTTTCAAAATTATTTTCTTATGCAAGCCTAACAACATCTGTAGAAGCTAAAAACGAAGTAGCTCTTCAATATTATGATAAGCTTAGCGTAAAATATTCAGATTTAACTAAACCAAATGTACAATTTCAATCCTTTATGAAGGATATTGATGATCTAGATGTATTGATTGACTCATCAGAATTATTAAAAGAGCATAAATTCTACTTACAACAAGTAAAAGAGCATACTAAATACATGCTTAGCGAAAAGGAAGAAGTTCTTATTTCAAAGATGTCCAACACTGGTTCTTCAGCATGGACTAATTTACAGAACAAAATTTCATCCACACTATTAGTTGATATCACCATAGATGGAGAAAAAAAATCACTTCCACTTCCTGCTGTTAGAAACCTTGCATATGACAAAGATCCTGCAAAGAGAAAAGCAGCATATGAAGCTGAATTAGAAGCATATGCAAAAATAGAAGAATCTTCAGCAGCTGCATTAAACGGAATTAAAGGCGAAGTATTAACTACTTCTGCTCTAAGAGGATTTTCTTCTCCATTAGAAGAGACCTTAGTCAATTCTAGAATGGACAAAGAAACTCTAGACGCTATGTTTACTGCTATGAAAGAATTCTTGCCAGTATTCCACAAATATTATAGGAAAAAAGCAGAATTACTTGGACATAAAAATGGATTACCTTTCTATGAAATGTTTGCACCAATGGGTGAAGTAAATATGACATTTACCTACCCTGAGGCTATGACTTATATAGTAGACAACTTTAGAACTTTCTCAGATAAACTAGCTGACTTCGTTCAAAATGCTTATGATAAAAACTGGCTAGATGTAGAGCCTAGAGAAGGAAAAAGAGGGGGAGCATTCTGTTCAAATCTTCACCCAATAAAAGAGAGCAGAATAATGTCCAACTTTGATGGTAGTTTCTCCAATATGACTACTCTAGCTCATGAGTTAGGTCATGGATATCATGGATTCAATTTAAAGGATGAGTCCATATTAAATAGTGGATACCCTATGCCAATAGCTGAAACGGCATCAATATTCTGTGAGACAATAGTTGTTAATGCAGCCTTAAAGGAAGCTAGCGATGCAGAAAGATTAAGCATTTTAGAATCTTCAATCTCAGATGCTGGTCAAGTTATAGTTGATATCTATAGTAGATTCTTGTTTGAAACAGAATTATTTGAAAGAAGAAAGACCCATGGACTTTCAGTAAATGAATTTAAAGAAATAATGATGGATGCTCAAAGACAAGCTTATGGTGATGGATTAGATCATTCAGCCCTACATCCATATATGTGGGTAAATAAAACTCATTATTACTCAGCAGGTCGTAACTTCTACAACTTCCCATATGCATTTGGACTATTATTCTCCAAAGGATTATATGCGGAATATCTAAAACGCGGTGATAAATTCGTACAAGAATATGATGAGCTACTAAATGCTACAGGCAAAAATAACATAAAAGATGTAGCCCTAAGAATGGATATAGATGTAAGAAACCCTGAATTCTTCAGAAACTCCCTAAGATTAATTGAGAAGGATATAGAAGAATTTATAAAACTATCAAGTAAATAA